From the genome of Burkholderiales bacterium:
CAAGCCCGCCTACGCGGTGCTGAGCGACGAAAAAACGGCTGGGCAGCTGCAGCACATGCTCAAGAACGCCGATACGCCAACCCGGGTGCTGCAAGGAGTGGAAGCACTGGAGAAAGTAGCCACCCTGCCCGAAGTTGACAGCGTGATGGCGGCGATTGTCGGCGCGGCCGGATTGCGCCCCACGCTGGCCGCGGCAAGAGCGGGCAAACGCGTAATGCTCGCCAACAAGGAAGCTCTGGTGATGTCGGGCCGTTTATTCATGGAAGCGGTCAAGCAAAACCGCGCTACGCTGCTGCCCGTGGATAGCGAGCACAACGCCATTTTTCAGTGCCTGCCAAGGGATTTCAGCGGCAACCTTGAAGCCGCGGGCATAAAACGGATTCTACTCACCGCTTCAGGCGGGCCGTTTCGCTCCACGCCGTTGCAAGAGCTGGAACAGGTGACCCCGGATCAGGCCTGCGCCCACCCCAACTGGGTGATGGGGCGCAAGATTTCAGTCGATTCAGCGACCATGATGAACAAGGGGCTGGAAGTGATCGAGGCGCATTGGCTATTCAATGCCCGCGAGGACCAGATTCAGGTGGTAATACACCCGCAAAGCGTGATTCATTCGATGGTCGAATACAGCGATGGCTCGGTACTGGCGCAACTCGGCAATCCCGATATGCGCACGCCGATTGCCTATGCGCTGGGTTATCCGGAGCGGATTGAAGGCGGAGTGCGATCGCTCGACTTGTTTAAAGTCGGGACGCTGACTTTCCAGACGCCGGATTTCGAGCGCTTTCCCTGCTTGCGCCTGGCCTATGCGGCGCTCAAGCGCGGCGATGCGGCGCCGGCGATACTCAACGCGGCGAACGAAGTGGCGGTCGCTTCCTTCCTGGAACAGCGCATGCCGTACACATTTATCCCGCTGCTGATCGAAGCGGTGCTGGAAAAGGTGAGCGTGAAGTCCATCGCTTCCCTTGACGATGTGCTCAACGCAGACCATGCGGCGCGCGTGGCGGCGACGGAATGGCTTGCCGCTTCACGCATCAAGCCGGTCACCAAAGCCGCCGGTTGAACGCATGCAATTTGCGGACATCAAGAACAGCGGACATTCATGAATTTATTATTAACATTGGCGGCCTTCGCCCTGGCGCTCGGCGTGCTTATCGTGTTCCACGAACTGGGACATTATTGGGTGGCGCGGTTTTGCGGCGTGAAAGTGCTGCGCTTTTCGGTGGGCTTTGGCAAGCCGCTATGGCGAAGGCAACTGGGCCAGGACGGCACGGAATGGGTGATTGCTGCTTTTCCTCTGGGCGGTTACGTCAAGATGGTGGATGAGCAGGAAGGACGGGTCGCGCCTCAGGATTTGCCTCGCGCGTTCAACCGTCAATCTGTGCTCAAGCGCTTCGCCATTGTGCTCGCCGGGCCGCTCGCCAATTTTCTGCTGGCCATATTGCTGTACTGGGGGTTGTTCATACACGGTGTGCCGGGGCTGAAGCCCATCATCGGCCCGGTGCAACCGGCTACACCGGCGGCATTTGCCGGATTCAAGCCCGAAGAAATTATCGTCAAAATCGACGGTGAAGTCGTCGCCACCTGGCAGGACGTGCGCTGGATCCTGCTGCAGCGGGCCCTGCAAAAAGCGGTGGTCGAAGTGGAAGCGCGTAATGCGCGCGGCGAAATCGCCTTCCGCAAGCTTGATTTGAGCGGGTTTGCCAGCATCGAACTGGAAGGCGAATTCATGAATGTGATCGGATTGTCGCGCTATCAGCCGCCTGTAAAGCCCGTCATCGGCCAGCTGGTTCCGGGTGCGGTGGCGGAGCGTGGCGGTCTGCAGATTGACGATGAAATCGTGGCAATCAACGGCGCGCCCGTCAACCAATGGGAAGAAGTGGTGCAGCAGGTACGCAGCCACCCGGCTCAGCCGCTTGCCTTTGAGATCAGGCGCGCCGGACGTAATCTGTACTTGACGCTGACGCCGGAGGCGGCGCAGAACGAAAAAATCGGCAAGATCGGCGCCGCGCCCAAAATCGATCGTGCCGAAATTGAAAAACTTTTCACCGAAGTGCGCTACCCGGTAGCGCAGGCGCTGGCTAAATCCCTGGAAAAAACCTGGGAGACCTCGGCGTTCAGTCTGAAAATGTTGGGCAAGATGCTGGTGGGCGAGATTTCCTGGAGAAATGTCAGCGGCCCCATCACCATTGCCGATTACGCCGGGCAGTCGGCGCGAATCGGCTGGGTTGCCTACCTCGGCTTCCTCGCGCTCATCAGCATCAGCCTGGGCGTGCTCAATCTGCTGCCGGTTCCGCTGCTCGACGGCGGGCATCTTATGTATTATCTCGCGGAGATCATCAAGGGCAAACCGGTTTCGGAAAGGGCCCTGCATATCGGACAGCATGTCGGGATTACCCTGTTGTTCATCCTGATGGCGTTCGCCCTGTACAATGATATCAATCGCCTGATTGCCGGTTAGAACTAATGAGAAAAATTATCCCGGTGGTGCTGTTGTTTTGCCTTTTCACCGCAGCAGCCCAGGCCATTGAGCCTTTTGTGATTAAAGACATCAGGGTAGAGGGCATCCAGCGCACCGAAGCCGGCACCATCTTCAGCTATCTCCCGGTCAAGGTGGGCGATACCATGAACGATGAAAAAGCCGCGGCAACCATCAAATCGCTGTTCGCCACCGGCTTCTTCAAGGACGTGCGGTGTGAAGCCGAAAACGGCGTGCTGATCGTGATAGTGCAAGAGCGCCCGGCGATCTCCCAGATCGACATCGTTGGCGCCAAGGACATCAGCGCCGACGATCTGAAAAAAGGCCTGAAGCAGGTGGGGCTGGCCGAGTCGCGTATTTTCGACAAAGCGCTCTTGGAGCGCGCCGAGCAGGAATTGAAGCGGCAATACATAGGCCGAGGCCGTTATGCCGCAACCGTGAGCACCACCGTGACACCGCTCGAGCGCAACCGCGTCGCCATTACCTTCAACATCACGGAAGGGGACGTGGCCAAGATTCGGCAAATTAACATCATCGGCAACCGTGCCTTCCCGGAAAAGGAATTGCTGGATTTATTCACTCTCACCACGCCCGGCTGGTTTACCTTTTTCACCAAAAATGACCAGTATTCCAAGCAAAAGCTTTCCGCTGATCTGGAAACGTTGCGCTCATTTTATCTCGACCGGGGGTATCTGGAATTCAACATTGACTCCACCCAGGTGTCCATCACGCCGAGTAAAGCCGATATTTACATCACCATCAGCGTCACCGAGGGCGCGAAATACACCGTATCGGAGGTAAGGCTCGCGGGGGAATTGCTGTTGCCCGAGGACGAATTCCGCAAGCTGATTAGAATTCGGCCGGGCGAGGTTTTTTCACGGGAGAAGCTCACTGAATCCACCAAGCTCATCAGTGACCGCCTGGGCAATGACGGTTACGCGTTTGCCAACGTTAACGCCGCACCGGAACTCAACAAGCAAAAACGCCAGGTCGCGTTTACTTTTTTCATTGACCCGGGACGGCGGGTTTACGTGCGGCGCATCAATATCAGCGGCAATACCCGCACTCGCGATGAAGTCATACGCCGCGAACTGCGCCAGTTGGAAAGCGGCTGGTACAACGCTGATCTCATCAACCGCTCCAAGCAGCGCATCGACAAGCTGGGTTATTTTTCCGATGTCAACGTGGAAACCCCGGCTGTACCCGGAACCACCGATCAGGTGGATGTTAATTACAGCGTCACCGAAAAGCCTACCGGCAATATTTTGCTCGGTATAGGCTTTTCCGACGCGGAAGGGATTATCTTCAACGCGGCAGTGACGCAATCCAATATTTTTGGCTCGGGCAACTATCTCTCGGCGCAAATCAATACCGGGAAGGTGAACCGGGTGATTTCGGTGTCTTTCACCAATCCTTATTACACCGTTGACGGGGTAAGTCTCGGTTTTGACGTTTACAAGCGCAATCTAGACACCACCTCGCTTTCCGTTTCTCCTTTTAAGACTTCTACGGTGGGCGGAACGGCTCGCTTCGGTCTGCCCATTTCCGAGGTCGACACCATCAGTTATGGCCTGGGTTACGAAGACACCGGAATCGAGGTGTTTTCAACCAGCCCGCAACGCTATAAAGATTTCGTCAACCAGTTCGGCAGCGACAACAAAACGATACTGGGGGTCATTGGCTTCACCCGTGACCGGCGTGACAGCGTGATTTACACCACGAGCGGGACGCTGTTTAAGTTCAATGCCGAAGTGGGCCTGCCCGGCGCCGACCTGAAATACTACAAACTTTCCGCCCAGGAGCAGTACTATTATCCTTTGAGCAAGTTCTTCACGCTGCAACTGGGCGGGGAAATCGGCATCGGCGCAGGGTACAATGGCCAGCCGCTGCCGTTCTTCAAGAATTTTTTCGCCGGCGGCAACAATTCGGTGCGCGGGTTTGAAACCAACTCCATCGGACCCAAAGACACCAATGGTGATGCGTTGGGAGATACGCACAGAATCGTGGGAAGTGCGGAGGTCTTGTTCCCGGTGCCGGGCTTTACGGACGTAAAGGCGTTGAGGCTGGGGACCTTTGTGGACGCGGGCACGGTGGCCAGCAGTTTTGATTTCGGCAGCCTGCGTTATTCCGTCGGCATCGACGTCGCCTGGACCTCGCCGTTCGGGCCAATCAGGTTCAGCATCGCGCAGCCGATTCGGAAACTCAGTGATGATAAAATACAGCGTTTCCAGTTTACTTTCGGAACGACGTTCTAAGCTTGCTAGAAGGAGACTCAAGTTGAAGACCCCTTACCTTGCACTGGCAGCCGCTCTGCTGGCGACAGCCGCGATCAACGCGACTGCCGCCGAACAACTTAAAGTCGGCTTCGTCAACCTGGAGCGCGTCTTGCGCGAGGCCCCTCCCGCGGTCAAATCGCTGAAGAAGCTGGAAAAAGAATTCGCCGTCAGGGAACAGGAATTGCAGAAGATGGCGATGCAAATCAAGGATCTCCAGGCTTCGCTGGAAAAAGAGGGCGTGA
Proteins encoded in this window:
- the ispC gene encoding 1-deoxy-D-xylulose-5-phosphate reductoisomerase, translated to MQNLTLLGSTGSIGVNTLDVIARHPGRFRVVALSACARVERLFEQCRRFKPAYAVLSDEKTAGQLQHMLKNADTPTRVLQGVEALEKVATLPEVDSVMAAIVGAAGLRPTLAAARAGKRVMLANKEALVMSGRLFMEAVKQNRATLLPVDSEHNAIFQCLPRDFSGNLEAAGIKRILLTASGGPFRSTPLQELEQVTPDQACAHPNWVMGRKISVDSATMMNKGLEVIEAHWLFNAREDQIQVVIHPQSVIHSMVEYSDGSVLAQLGNPDMRTPIAYALGYPERIEGGVRSLDLFKVGTLTFQTPDFERFPCLRLAYAALKRGDAAPAILNAANEVAVASFLEQRMPYTFIPLLIEAVLEKVSVKSIASLDDVLNADHAARVAATEWLAASRIKPVTKAAG
- the rseP gene encoding RIP metalloprotease RseP, yielding MNLLLTLAAFALALGVLIVFHELGHYWVARFCGVKVLRFSVGFGKPLWRRQLGQDGTEWVIAAFPLGGYVKMVDEQEGRVAPQDLPRAFNRQSVLKRFAIVLAGPLANFLLAILLYWGLFIHGVPGLKPIIGPVQPATPAAFAGFKPEEIIVKIDGEVVATWQDVRWILLQRALQKAVVEVEARNARGEIAFRKLDLSGFASIELEGEFMNVIGLSRYQPPVKPVIGQLVPGAVAERGGLQIDDEIVAINGAPVNQWEEVVQQVRSHPAQPLAFEIRRAGRNLYLTLTPEAAQNEKIGKIGAAPKIDRAEIEKLFTEVRYPVAQALAKSLEKTWETSAFSLKMLGKMLVGEISWRNVSGPITIADYAGQSARIGWVAYLGFLALISISLGVLNLLPVPLLDGGHLMYYLAEIIKGKPVSERALHIGQHVGITLLFILMAFALYNDINRLIAG
- the bamA gene encoding outer membrane protein assembly factor BamA; the encoded protein is MRKIIPVVLLFCLFTAAAQAIEPFVIKDIRVEGIQRTEAGTIFSYLPVKVGDTMNDEKAAATIKSLFATGFFKDVRCEAENGVLIVIVQERPAISQIDIVGAKDISADDLKKGLKQVGLAESRIFDKALLERAEQELKRQYIGRGRYAATVSTTVTPLERNRVAITFNITEGDVAKIRQINIIGNRAFPEKELLDLFTLTTPGWFTFFTKNDQYSKQKLSADLETLRSFYLDRGYLEFNIDSTQVSITPSKADIYITISVTEGAKYTVSEVRLAGELLLPEDEFRKLIRIRPGEVFSREKLTESTKLISDRLGNDGYAFANVNAAPELNKQKRQVAFTFFIDPGRRVYVRRINISGNTRTRDEVIRRELRQLESGWYNADLINRSKQRIDKLGYFSDVNVETPAVPGTTDQVDVNYSVTEKPTGNILLGIGFSDAEGIIFNAAVTQSNIFGSGNYLSAQINTGKVNRVISVSFTNPYYTVDGVSLGFDVYKRNLDTTSLSVSPFKTSTVGGTARFGLPISEVDTISYGLGYEDTGIEVFSTSPQRYKDFVNQFGSDNKTILGVIGFTRDRRDSVIYTTSGTLFKFNAEVGLPGADLKYYKLSAQEQYYYPLSKFFTLQLGGEIGIGAGYNGQPLPFFKNFFAGGNNSVRGFETNSIGPKDTNGDALGDTHRIVGSAEVLFPVPGFTDVKALRLGTFVDAGTVASSFDFGSLRYSVGIDVAWTSPFGPIRFSIAQPIRKLSDDKIQRFQFTFGTTF